From Girardinichthys multiradiatus isolate DD_20200921_A chromosome 19, DD_fGirMul_XY1, whole genome shotgun sequence:
TAATGATTTAGGGACAGATTACTCTTTCATATAGGAACATGTTGGTTTGAATAGATTTtcacctgaaaacaaaaatatttgaagTTACTGTTGTATTTGCTCCAGTCATCTGCTGCTCCAGTTatttctgtttcactgactcAGAAAGAAATGTTTGAGTGAACACAGAAAATCCATTAACATGAAGCATTTCAAAACAGCttgaatattaacattttgtaaaGTGCTATAAACATCTTGTATTTGTTAATTGTGGTTATTGCAGTGCTTTGTCTGGTTACAATATTTTTGATTCAGCCCTTTTAAGTCTCATACCCTTCAATTAAATCCCCATCACCTAATTAGTGCAAACCTtacaagacatggccatccaccaaGGCATGGTGcttttctggaggagctgcagacatccaCAGTATGAGAGGTGTGAGAAAAGTGTTTGCTGTGCatgccacaaatctggcctttgtggaCGAATGGCATCCGATTTTCAGCGTGCCACAAGTCCTGTAGGGGCACATCGAGCGCgtggaagaagttgctctggGGAAAACCAGCAGTGCACATCAAGCTTAGCACAACGTCCTCAGtgaaaaacatggtggtggcggcatcaAGCTGAAAACTGTTGAACGGGAAAAAAAATACTCTTCATTAATTCTGActtagcttttttattttgcaaagaagaatgggctaGAATTAAATTCTGTATAAGTGTAAAgctatggagagccgtttcattcaaaattaaataaatactgctattgataaattattaataaatattccatgaaataaaacaaaataattatgttaaaagaaactttcatcttattttatttaattcattttaagatttatttaatttactgcagttttattttgtgacacttttattttataaagctaCTTCatgtatttcagtgacttttactttttaaccccgtttttcattttaagctctttttatttcatgttcttatattcaaatgagggggcggagttttatctgtggggcggcgctgggacagcagaGGCGAGCTCCATTCGTGGCTGTGGCCGGCAGAAGCTTGCCGCTGCCTGCCAGAAGACGGCATGCTGGAGCTGCTGCCGCCAGTGCCACAGCATGCCCGGAAGGAACCATGGGGTTCTGCGAGGAATCTCTTGGCTCCCCTGGTGCCAGACCGGCTGTAAAAGCCACGgcggttgctgctgtttttgtggaagccaATGGTGATTATCGGCAAAAGAGATGCCATTATTGTTACAGgctgttacttttaaatgatgatgtgtttattggtttttatttcataaacagcaatagacccataacataaggtggctgtatttacttcagatggaaaataaatagcattatgtgtgtgtatgacgtgctgaaaggatgacgaagacttATTGTACcaacagcttccacaaaaacagcggcaaccgccgtGGCAGCGTGTTAAAGGCTTTTacagccggtctggcaccttctggcatcctcgcagaaTCCCCTGGCTCCCCTCCACCATGCTGTCTTCTGCCGGCCACAGCCACGAATGGAGGTCGCCTCTGCTGCCCCAGCGCCGCCCagcagataaaactccgccccctcatttgaatataaggacattaaataaaaagtcactaaaatacataaagtagctttacaaaataaaagtgtcacaaaataaaactgcattatgaaataaataaataaatctttacgtaaattaaataaatcttgaaatgaatcaaataaaacaagataaaaatgtcatttaacattattattttgttttatttcatggggatatttatttcatgaaatattcattaataatttatcaatagcagtattaatttatttatttaattttgaatggaACGGCTCTCCatataaagctggtagagacagacTTGCATTGataggtggttctacaaagaattGATTACAGGGACTTGatacaaatgcatttttcaaatttttatgtgtaaaaaaaagaaatggggtTAAAACATTGTATGCTTCTTCTTCACTTTtctggtttgtgtttgtaaaacaattaaaaagtcTTTatccttttcacttttactactttgtgttggtctatcccaggggtcagcaacctttAAAATCCAAACCGCCATTTTTGCCTTTGTTCTTGATTAAAAAATGTTGACCCTTTTCAAAGAGCAAGCGTATCAAGTTTTATGAACATCTGCTGTAtaaattgtttatgttttatagtAAAAGACAAAGTTTATGTCTAATTTTtgggttttaaaattaaaaatttcaAACTTTTATGTGAAGACAATAAAGCAATTTTCATTGAATAAAACTTTCCAAATGTATGTAAAAGGAAGAGAGAACATTTAGTTTGCAGATGAATGAGAAAAGGAtagaactaaacaaaaaagaaatccttGTATCATTTCATTCTATAGTGGAAATTCTATGCAAATATTGCagtaaaaaaacactgaaaaattcCTAGAAGTagttttcttacattttatatttaaaaatatttctcatcATTTCTGGACAAAGTTATGTAAAGCCACTGTGGGAGGCATAAAGAGCTACAGGTTGTAGGCCCTGGTCTATTCCATAATatcctgataaaatacatttcagtttGGGGTTGTAACGTGAAAAAAGGTTAGAGGGGTGTgagcacttttgcaaggcacagtcaAGTCTAACACATTTTCAAACATTGTCTGACATAAATgtgtgttgtaaaaaaaaattgtgtatCTTCTCAGGAGATGATTTTGAATCTTCTTTGCTAAGCTTTGAGAACTTGGACAGAGCATCACCAGACCTGTGGCCAGAGCGGTGTAAGTTGTTCTTTtgctttttcctttctttatttGCTCAGAATTTtcgcattattattattaaccatCTCATAACTCCTCACACAGTGCCTGGAGTTGCAGAATTTGCTGCATCTTATAAAAATGTGAGTAACCTTTGCAGCTTTCAGTGGTGATttaagaaattaaatattgCATAAACATGCAAATTATGGTATTTAGTTTTCCACTTCAATCtctgttttatcttttcattGCAGCCCATCACAAACTCACCTCCAAAGTGGATGGCTGAACTGGAGAGCGAGGACATTGAAATGTTGAAAGGTTAACATAAATATCTAATCATATTAAGCAGAATCTGATTGAATTACACGTTTCTAGAAGCTTTTAAGGCATGTCTTTCCATCCGTCTGCAGAGCTTGGCAGTCTGACCACAGCCAACCTGATGGAGAAGGTCAAAGGGCTTCAGAATCTTGCTTACCAACTGGGTTTAGAGGAGTGTAAGTACAAGAAAAACTCAAAACCCTGTAACATATGAGTCCTAATTTATCTTTAAAGTAACGCGTCATGAATCACCCCAAAAACTGAAGCCCATTTTTTTGAATATGTCAAGTCGGTATAAACTGTTCAAATGGGTTTAATTGGATCGCTTTTGATGCAATTCACCACTAGATGGTGCTAAAagctttcacactttgtgttgaCCTCTCTAAATGTGATCTTTACTCGTTTTACATATAAAGCAAATTGAGCTCACACAATCCATGCTTATCATCCAAAAACACAGTAGTTATTGTTCAAACTGTAACATTGCTATTTAGAATTCACATTTTTGTGAAATGACTAAAAAAAGTCCACAAAAAGGCTTCAAAACCGTGAATGTAGGTCAATTTTATCAGAAGGAAAAAGTAAGGAAACAAAGCGTGCCAACAGGAGCTGAATGGAAAATGGTTAAGAGTTTGATAGatgaaaaatctatttatttaatCCAGTCCCACCCACCTCCATTGCCATAATCCCTATGGAGTATGGATTAGAGAGATGTAGCTAAGTGCTCATCTGATGAGCCTAAGAGGAAAAAAATTGGTATGAATTTCGTCTGTGGAAGAGCACTTAAGGAAGATTGTATTGCTCTTCACCCTTACTTCCATGAGGTATATTCAGGACAATAATTATAATACCTctggaacattttcacattttctcacattacccgtacaaactttgatgtattttaataGGGATTCATGTAAAGCGGGAGGAATACATGATTTCCCAAatcttttccaaataaaaatcctaTAGGTGCTGGGTGCATTTATCATGGATTAAGTAAGAAGTTTAAAGCACGGTTAAGCTGGAAAAAACATACCCAAAGCTTAAAGTATCTCACTTAGGACTGTTCGATCTATTATTACACTAATCTTGCCACCCCTtcattaaacatggtggtggcagcatcatgctgtgggaatgtgtCACTTTAGCTAGGACAGGATAGCTGGTAAGAGTCGATGGGAATgtaaatggagctaaatacaggacagtcCTGAAACAAAATCTGATAGAGGCAGCAAAAGATTCGAGACTGGGACTTGAGctcaaacatgcagccagatgtgcaatggaatggtttagatcaaatctcATTCATCTGTTAGAACGACCCAGTCAACGTTCTGTGCTGAATCCAACTATGAATATGTGGCAAGACATGAAAACTGCTGTTGAGAtcctctccatccagtctgtctgaggtccagctgttttgcagaaGAAGAATGTGCAGAAATCTCCATGTCTAGATGTGCACAGTTGGTGGAGACATTCACCAAAACACAGTGAAgtggttctacaatgttttGACTCAGATAGTGTGAATATAAATTCACAccacattttttcagatttttattttcaaataattttccttaatgaTGCTAATGAAATCAAAGATGCTTTTTAGAGTGGTTCAAACTGCATTAGAAGAAAATCTGATTGTAATCcaaaatgctttaaatttaAACGTCTCCAGCAATAGTACAGGATGGGGTAAGTCTATCATTTATGTTGGATTTGTCGTAGCTGCACAGATccaatttagcaaattcatttaGTTGAAAAATTATCCAATCTCTTGGACTTCCCTCAACCAGAAGCAGCTTGTAATCTTTCTGGTATGAAGATGTTAGCTGTCATGGGCGCAGGACTGCAGGCTCTGCAATCATGTCATGTACCTCAGGACGACGGGACACAATGACGGTTATTATTGGTGTCAGAGCAGCCCTGTAATCGGTGCCTGTTTAATGCTCTCTGGTTTAATTTTCTCCTTTTCCCGGCTGTCAGGGGAGGCCCTGTAAATCTCAGCTACTTTTTCATCATGTTTGTGCACTCTTCACTGCCCGTAAACTCGCTCCACCGAGGCACAGCAGAGGGAGGGTAGAGGACAGGATTtactgccccccccccccccccctcaacATGTGGATCATTAAAGAGGAAGCTGGTTAATGGGCAGAGCACAATCAAGCAGCAGGAACTCATCCACCCTGCTTCAGAGATGAAATAGTCCTGAACTGTTCTGTTGCAGGTTCCTGC
This genomic window contains:
- the lin52 gene encoding protein lin-52 homolog, which translates into the protein MASPNGGDDFESSLLSFENLDRASPDLWPERLPGVAEFAASYKNPITNSPPKWMAELESEDIEMLKELGSLTTANLMEKVKGLQNLAYQLGLEESREMTRGKFLNILERPKK